From one Flavobacterium sp. N502536 genomic stretch:
- a CDS encoding nucleoside triphosphate pyrophosphohydrolase family protein — protein MKKQLDAVTEFHTAFRIGHSLAPIADLGETKKLLRYNLMKEENEEYLEAVQNNDLLEIADALGDMMYILCGTIIEHGLQDKIEAVFDEIQRSNMSKLGEDGQPIYREDGKVMKGPNYFKPDFSKLL, from the coding sequence ATGAAGAAACAACTTGATGCAGTTACTGAATTTCATACTGCTTTTAGAATAGGACATAGTCTGGCGCCAATTGCTGATTTGGGAGAGACTAAAAAACTGCTTCGTTATAATTTAATGAAAGAGGAAAATGAGGAGTACCTGGAAGCGGTTCAAAACAATGATTTACTTGAAATTGCTGATGCTCTTGGAGATATGATGTATATTTTGTGCGGAACCATTATCGAGCACGGTTTGCAGGATAAAATTGAAGCTGTTTTTGATGAAATTCAGCGTAGTAATATGAGTAAGTTGGGCGAAGACGGCCAGCCGATTTACAGAGAAGACGGAAAAGTGATGAAAGGTCCTAATTATTTTAAACCTGATTTTTCAAAATTGCTTTAA